From a region of the Rouxiella sp. S1S-2 genome:
- a CDS encoding GNAT family N-acetyltransferase encodes MSFDIISNDGIGSVDWQRLADILELSGLNKRDLNKLQQGFEHSQFRYLGYCDGELVATARAISDFTSASYLSDVAIHPDFQGRGFGKILMDRVMRDLAPLGKVIIYAVPDKIEFYKRFSFHPLLTAMTYVEGENLTRMRQLGYIPPAA; translated from the coding sequence ATGAGTTTCGACATCATCAGCAATGACGGCATCGGTTCGGTTGATTGGCAACGGCTGGCCGACATTTTAGAGCTAAGCGGCCTTAATAAACGTGACTTAAATAAGCTGCAACAGGGTTTTGAGCACAGTCAGTTCCGCTATCTGGGATACTGCGACGGTGAGTTGGTTGCCACTGCCCGCGCAATCAGTGATTTTACTTCGGCGTCCTATTTAAGCGATGTGGCAATCCACCCTGATTTTCAAGGGCGGGGTTTCGGAAAAATATTAATGGATCGTGTCATGCGAGATCTCGCGCCGTTGGGCAAGGTCATTATTTATGCTGTACCCGATAAAATTGAGTTCTATAAGCGCTTTAGCTTTCATCCTCTATTAACTGCGATGACTTACGTCGAGGGGGAAAATCTGACCCGCATGCGTCAGCTCGGCTATATTCCTCCGGCGGCATAA
- the ypfM gene encoding protein YpfM: MVEQELGNWKDFIEAMLRG, encoded by the coding sequence ATGGTCGAGCAAGAGTTAGGTAATTGGAAAGACTTTATCGAAGCAATGCTGCGCGGTTAA